Proteins co-encoded in one Corylus avellana chromosome ca9, CavTom2PMs-1.0 genomic window:
- the LOC132161761 gene encoding mitochondrial import inner membrane translocase subunit Tim9, whose amino-acid sequence MDKTMLADLDSLPEEDKARMSTMIDQLQIRDSLRMYNSLVERCFTDCVDTFQRKSLTKQEETCVRRCAEKFLKHSMRVGMRFAELNQGAATTD is encoded by the exons ATGGACAAGACCATGCTGGCAGACTTGGACTCTCTTCCTGAAGAAGATAAGGCACGAATGTCTACCATGATCGACCAGCTTCAGATCCGCgacag TCTTAGGATGTATAATTCATTGGTGGAGAGATGTTTTACGGACTGTGTGGACACCTTCCAGCGCAAATCCCTGACCAAGCAAGAGGAGACTTGTGTGCGTAGGTGTGCTGAGAAGTTCTTAAAGCACTCTATGCGTGTTGGCATGAGATTTGCGGAGCTAAACCAAGGAGCGGCTACAACAGATTAA